In a single window of the Osmerus eperlanus chromosome 2, fOsmEpe2.1, whole genome shotgun sequence genome:
- the si:dkeyp-113d7.1 gene encoding zinc finger protein 112 — protein MAELETDCLTLGLGSLSSDCGSPPLDPLHPDCSTPSLALLASDCSTPTLGTLAAEIAEPLVMLPCVKSEPECELDPIRTVDLSEIQPLSTAELGHEQIKMEISGLDYIKSEHHGELHSFHGTDLDYKSHYEPSLVFDYITHVSDSLEYIKSEQHADLQCYYTTELGAIKTEYEPNLMSSHLRSEMTGNGLESIHMAELRSELNKLRPDGLMDGMVKQEADFSSSGGLYELQSSLEGKQPGGASTHPGTKGHGPGQRKPRNLAGEKPFSCTQCGKNFSTLGNLKTHQRIHTGERPYTCSQCGKSFGQAGNLKRHQLIHTGQKPYTCAHCPKGFTKADDLRSHQRLHTGEKPFSCLQCGKSFGQSKELKAHQLSHTGERPFCCQHCGKSFTKEMSYRSHLQIHTGDKPYSCSQCGKTFSNSGVLKTHEKIHTGERPFGCTQCGKSFGRLGHLKAHQQIHSGERPFACSHCGKNFSQSGHLKAHELIHKRERGDCSSSSSSSSSTRSNDSS, from the coding sequence ATGGCAGAGTTAGAGACGGACTGCCTCACGCTGGGCCTCGGCTCCCTGTCATCCGACTGCGGCTCCCCGCCCCTGGATCCCCTCCACCCGGActgctccacccccagcctggcCCTGCTGGCCTCCGACTGCAGCACCCCCACCCTCGGCACCCTGGCGGCCGAGATCGCGGAGCCCCTCGTCATGCTGCCCTGCGTGAAGAGCGAACCCGAGTGCGAGCTGGACCCCATCCGCACCGTGGACCTGTCGGAGATCCAGCCCCTGAGCACAGCAGAGCTGGGCCACGAGCAGATCAAGATGGAGATCAGCGGGCTGGACTACATCAAGTCCGAACATCACGGGGAACTGCACTCCTTCCACGGCACCGACCTGGACTACAAGTCCCACTACGAGCCCAGTCTGGTGTTCGACTACATTACCCACGTCTCCGACAGCCTGGAGTACATCAAGTCGGAGCAGCACGCCGACCTGCAGTGCTACTACACCACAGAGCTCGGGGCCATCAAGACTGAGTACGAGCCCAACCTGATGTCCAGCCACCTGCGCTCGGAGATGACGGGCAACGGCCTGGAGTCCATCCACATGGCGGAGCTGCGCTCCGAGCTGAACAAGCTGCGCCCGGACGGCCTCATGGACGGCATGGTGAAACAGGAGGCCGACTTCTCCTCGTCCGGAGGCCTGTACGAGCTGCAGTCCTCCCTGGAGGGGAAGCAGCCCGGAGGCGCCTCCACCCACCCGGGCACCAAGGGTCACGGCCCCGGCCAGCGCAAGCCCCGCAACCTGGCGGGCGAGAAGCCCTTCTCCTGCACCCAGTGCGGGAAGAACTTCAGCACCCTGGGGAACCTGAAGACGCACCAGCGCATCCACACGGGCGAGCGCCCGTACACGTGCTCGCAGTGCGGCAAGAGTTTCGGCCAGGCGGGCAACCTGAAGAGGCACCAGCTCATCCACACGGGCCAGAAGCCCTACACCTGCGCCCACTGCCCCAAGGGCTTCACCAAAGCAGACGACCTGCGCTCCCACCAGCGACTCCACACCGGGGAGAAGCCCTTCAGCTGCCTCCAGTGCGGCAAAAGCTTCGGCCAGTCCAAGGAGCTGAAAGCCCACCAGCTCAGCCACACGGGCGAGAGGCCCTTCTGCTGCCAGCACTGCGGCAAAAGCTTCACCAAGGAAATGAGCTACCGCTCCCACCTGCAGATCCACACGGGGGACAAGCCCTACAGCTGCTCGCAGTGCGGCAAAACTTTCAGCAACTCGGGGGTCCTCAAAACGCACGAGAAGATCCACACGGGGGAGCGGCCGTTCGGCTGCACGCAGTGCGGGAAGAGCTTCGGCCGCTTGGGACACCTTAAAGCACACCAGCAGATCCACTCTGGGGAGCGGCCTTTTGCCTGCTCCCACTGTGGGAAGAACTTCAGCCAGTCAGGTCACTTAAAAGCACACGAGCTGATCCAtaaacgagagagaggggactgcagcagcagcagcagcagcagcagcagcacgcgCAGTAACGATAGTAGCTAA